Below is a genomic region from Fischerella sp. PCC 9605.
CGATTCCGCCTTCACGCAGGCGAGTTGCAGCCTGCGATCTGAACTGAGCCCGAGTTTGTGAGATTTGCTTGCCATCGCTGGCTCGCTGCCCTTTGTCTCGAGCATTGTAGTACGTGTGTAGCCCAGGACGTAAGGGGCATGCTGACTTGACGTCATCCCCGCCTTCCTCCGGTTTGTCACCGGCAGTCTTCCTAGAGTGCCCATCCCAAATGCTGGCAACTAAGAACGAGGGTTGCGCTCGTTGCGGGACTTAACCCAACATCTCACGACACGAGCTGACGACAGCCATGCACCACCTGTGTTCCGGCTCCCGAAGGCACCCTCACCTTTCGGCAAGGTTCCGGACATGTCAAGCCCTGGTAAGGTTCTTCGCGTTGCATCGAATTAAACCACATACTCCACCGCTTGTGCGGGCCCCCGTCAATTCCTTTGAGTTTCACACTTGCGTGCGTACTCCCCAGGCGGGATACTTAACGCGTTAGCTACGGCACTGCTTGGGTCGATACAAGCAACGCCTAGTATCCATCGTTTACAGCTAGGACTACTGGGGTATCTAATCCCATTCGCTCCCCTAGCTTTCGTCTCTCAGTGTCAGTTGCAGCCTAGCAGAGCGCTTTCGCCACCGGTGTTCTTCCTGATCTCTACGCATTTCACCGCTACACCAGGAATTCCCTCTGCCCCGAATGCACTCTAGCTGTGTAGTTTCTACCGCCCTTATCATGTTAAGCATGACGCTTTGACAATAGACTTACACAGCCACCTACGGACGCTTTACGCCCAATCATTCCGGATAACGCTTGCATCCTCCGTATTACCGCGGCTGCTGGCACGGAGTTAGCCGATGCTGATTCCTCAAGTACCGTCAAATTTCTTCCTTGAGAAAAGAGGTTTACAACCCAAGAGCCTTCCTCCCTCACGCGGTATTGCTCCGTCAGGCTTTCGCCCATTGCGGAAAATTCCCCACTGCTGCCTCCCGTAGGAGTCTGGACCGTGTCTCAGTTCCAGTGTGGCTGATCATCCTCTCAGACCAGCTACTGATCGTCGCCTAGGTGGGCTCTTACCCCACCTACTAGCTAATCAGACGCGAGCTCATCTTCAGGCAATTAATCTTTCACCCATAGGCACATCCGGTATTAGCATCGGTTTCCCAATGTTGTCCCGAACCTAGAGCCAGATTCTCACGCGTTACTCACCCGTCCGCCACTAACTTCCGAAGAAGTCCGTTCGACTTGCATGTGTTAAGCATACCGCCAGCGTTCATCCTGAGCCAGGATCAAACTCTCCGTTTTGATTTCCTGGTGTAGAGACGTGCCATGGCGCGTCTCTACATTGTTCATCCGGCTGTTTATTTTTTGACCTCAGCCTCGGTCTTTATTCTTTACTCCCGCAGGCAAGTGCTTTATAATGGCTTTCAAAACTATATTGTTTTCATGGTTCGGTTGCCGCCCGAGCGGTTTTCTTTCGTGCCCGCTCCGAAGGCACTTTCTTATAGTAGCTACTCCACACCCCTTTGTCAACTATTTGAGAAAAAATTTTTCAGATTTTTTCGAGCGGTTAAAAAACCTAAATAAATCAAGGGTTTTGGGCTAAATTTTTCCTGGAGTTAGAGAAGGAAGCAATCAAGTTGTGAGCAATGTAGGAATTTTGCCCCCCTGGTTGGTGTTAGACCCTCTGTTACGTGATTGGTTATTAGAGGATATTGGTAGGGGCGATCGCACAACTCAATCTCTTCTATCTCAAGATGCTATTGAAGGACAAGCGGAGTGGATCGCAAAAGCGCCTGGGGTAGTAGCTGGTTTACCAGTAGCAGCACGGGTATTTCAACTATTGAATGAAAAAGTTAGCTTTGAAGCGTTTGCAGTTGAGGGTGAATACTGTCAGCAGGGACAGGTGGTAGCACAGATGCATGGTTCCTTGGCTGCATTATTGATCGGGGAACGGGTAGCGCTGAACTTGGCGATGCGTTTAAGTGGAATTGCAACAGTAACTCGTCAGTATGTCGAAAAGATAGCCGATTTACCCACTCAGTTTGTGGATACGCGCAAAACTACACCAGGTTTAAGAATTTTAGAAAAATATGCAACTCAGACAGGAGGAGCGATAAATCATCGGATGGGACTAGATGATGCAGTGATGATCAAAGACAACCATATTGCAGCAGCAAAGGGAATTGGAGAAGCTATTTCCCGTATTCGTTTTCACATTCCTTATCCACTGACAATTGAAGTAGAGACGGAAACCTTAGAACAGGTGCAAGAAGCATTACGCCACAAAGCTGACATTATTATGCTGGACAATATGCCTCTTGATACGATGCGGGAGGCTGTACAGATGATTCGCCTAGAAAATAGTCACGTGAAAATCGAGGCTTCTGGCAATATTACCCTGGAAACTATTCGTGCTGTGGCACAGACAGGTGTGGACTATATTTCTAGCAGTGCACCGATTACGCAGTCGAAGTGGTTGGATTTGAGCATGAAGATTCAATAGGTTACTACCATATGGGTAATCACTTGCAGCGATCGCATTCGAGCATGTCACAGCCTAATAGCATTGGTAGTGTCTAGGGGTAGATTGTCCTCCCAGATTGCAGATATTGAAATCTACCCGAAGGTAATTTAGAGGCAACAGCGATCGCAAGTAAACTTTCAAAGCGATCTAATTTTTTATACTTGCTAATTTTTATGGTAGATATTTATATTCTTGACCTATTTATTATTGGTCTGCTGTTACTACTTGTAACTTTAGGCTCTGGTTGGATTTCGCGTTTACCTCTTTCTTTTGCTCTCATCTATCTAGTGGTTGGTGTTATCTTAGGCCCTTATGGCTTTGGACTGGTTCAATTGCGACGCGATGAAATATTTAATGCCGAAGTGCTAGAACGTCTCACGGAATTTGTAGTGATTATTTCTGTTTTTAGTTGCGGTTTAAAAATTGTTCGTCCTTTAGGCTGGCGGTCTTGGAACATCACAACGCGGCTGATTGCATTATTGATGCCAATTTCCATTTTTGGGATAGCTGCTGTAGGCAAACTATTTTTAAATATGAATTGGGGAGAGGCAATTTTATTAGGAGCAATTCTTGCACCCACAGACCCAGTATTAGCTTCAGAAGTTCAACTGACTGATACAGAAGATCAAGACGAATTGCGTTTTGGTTTAACTTCTGAAGGCGGATTAAATGATGCTTTAGCTTTTCCTTTTGTTTATTTCGGACTTTATGCGCTAAAAGATAACAACTGGGGCAATTGGTTTAAATCTTGGGTAGGTGTTGATTTAATTTGGGCTATTGCTGCTGGTATTGCTATGGGATTTGTTGTTGCCAAAGCAATAGTGTGGATTGATAAAAAAATCCAAAAACGCCGTCCTGCTGATGAATTAATGGAAGATTTTATTGCCATTAGCACAATTTTGCTAACTTACTCTTTGACAGAAATCGTGAATGGTTATGGATTTTTAGCAGTATTTGTAGCTGGACTAGTTGTCCAAAGGAGTTACAAAAATCAAGAAAAAACATTGGCACAATTAGAATTTATAGAACGAGTAGAAAAGCTATTAGAAATAGGGACAATTTTACTATTGGGAGCAATATTATTATGGAAACCAATGCTCAATTATGCTGTCCAATCTTTATTAGTAATAGTGTTTTTGTTTCTTATCATTCGACCTCTGGGAACTTGGCTAAGCACAATTGGTAAACGCTCGCCATCTTTGCGGCGTCGCTTTTTGCATCCAGGAACTCGGTGGTTATTTGGTTGGTTTGGCATTCGCGGCGTTGGCTCTTTATATTATCTTGGTTATGCTTTAGGTAAGGGTTTAGAAGGTGAAAGTGCTGAGCAAATTTCCTGGATTACCTACACTACTATTGTTGCTTCTGTGATTGTGCACGGAATTAGTGCAACTCCATTGATGAATTTGTATGAGCGCTATATTGCTGAACGTAGAGAATTTCATCCACCCGCGACAATTGATGAATTTGAGTGATTATCCATAATCAACAAAATACTCTATATCTTTTGCGACTGTGCAATTCAAAGTGATGACGCAACCAGCTGCATTCAAAGCTTATGTAGACCGACGACTACAGCGTTGTTTTAAGGGGATCGTTACTTATCGAGGTATTTTAGAACTGATTGAAAAATGGGTTTAAGTATAACGAACCTCAAATGTCAGAGGAGTTGCAAAAGGAGCAGGAGCGATCGCACAATTAACCTTAATTCAATAGAAACGAAAAAGCCTGCACAGGCAGGCTTTGTTTATGTAGCCTCAGACTTCCAGTCTGTAGGCGCATTATCCATTCGCTTACTTACTTATTAATTCCAAACACCGACCCAACTGTTGACTTAAGCGAACCCCAGCCATCCTTGACAGTTTGAGCAATAGGATGCTTAGTCTGCAAAAATACCCGCGCACAGTTGCGTCCTGGCATTCCGGAAATGGAACCACCTGGATGAGTCCCTGCACCAGTCAAGAATAAATTCTCAATAGGCGTTTTGTAGTTTGCCAATTCTGGCAAGGGACGGAAAAACACCATCTGATCCAGTGTCATATCAACGTGGTAGTAATTCCCTTTGTACGCACCTAATCTTTCACCCAATTCTGCCGGACTTTCGACGCGACGGGCAATAGTTGCGTTTTTCACATTCGGCGCGTAGGCTGCTAACTTTTCTATCACCCTGTCAGCAACTTTATTTTTCAGTTCATCCGTCCAACCAGTTCCATTCAAACCAGTGCCTTCTGCACCAGCAATTTGATAGGGGGCGAAAAATTCAATCCATACAGTATGTTTGCTTGGTGGTGCCATTGACGGATCTAACATTGTTGGCACTACCACATACATTGATGGGTCAGAGTCGGGAATCTCTCCCAAGGTACATTTACTATGGGCTTGTTCGACGTGAGCAACTGAATCTGCTATCAATACAGATCCAATTAGATATTCATCTTTATGTTCGTGGTGTTCAAAGCGCAATGGTTCGTTTAATGCCAAGTCTATCTTCAGAATGGTTTCGTTGTTGTTGACGATGCGGCGTTCTAATCTTTCCCACAAATCTGGATCGGCTGCATCCACATCGCTTTTGTCCATCAATTGCAAAAATAGACGCTTGGCATCAATGTTGGAAATTACCCCATGTTTAGCACGATATTCTCTACCATTTGCCGCTTGCACACCTACAGCACGACCATCATCTATCAAAATTTTCTGAACTTGCTGATCCGTCAGGATGACACCACCTTTACTTCTTACCAAGTTCACTAAAGCTTGCACCAAAGCACCCGTACCGCCACGAGGTCTTGCCATACCAGGGTTGTGGCGCATTGCCATCATAATGGCACCAATCGCAATGGTTTTCTGTGAAGGCGGTGCACCAAGTTCGGAAGCAAGTCTTGCCAAAGGTGCTTTCAGAAATTCCTCATCAAACCACTCATTGAGGAGATCCTCTGCGCTGGTCATCATATTACGAACAAAGTCCAGCGTCTTGTTAGGAGAACCAATTACCGAGAATAAATCCTTTATTTTGGTAATGTCATAATTACCCAAGATATCAAGAATTGACTTTGGGGGTGCGTTAAACATGGGAATCATTGCACCCAATGCCCGTTGCCAGTAATCTGTGAATTCTGCATATTTTTTGGCATCACGTTCGTTGTAACGGGCGATTTCTGCACAAGTCTTTTCTATTGACTTATGACCTAAAAAATATTTGCCATCAGGATGAGGACAAAATACGACTGGATCGCATTCTAAATATTCCAAGCCATATTTCTCTAGTTCTAATTCTTGAACTACTGGCCCAAGGTGAATAAATTCGTGGTCAATAGCACATAAATTAAATTTGAATCCTGGTGCTTCTTTTGGTAAACATTCTTCAGTCGTGGCAGCACCCCCAGGAACTGAACGCTTTTCCAATAGCAAAACGCTATACCCAGCTTTTAATAAATAGGCAGCACAAACTAATCCATTGTGTCCTGCACCAATAATTACAACGTCATACTCTTGCATAGTGAAAACTTTTGAAGGAAATAGGTGCCTTTCTAATGTTAGAAATACGTTACAAATAGTACATCATTCATCAGTTATATAAATTTACAATTTACTAAATATCTTTGGAAATAAGACTTTTGATGCTTGTTAAATAGTAACAATCAATATAAGCCAATAAAAAATTAAAATATGATTTTTACTTTTTCAAAAGTATCTTTTTCTTCTGTTTCCGCCAATGACTAAGCTGATGTGTATCTAAATAGCAGGTTTTTCGTTAAAACAGTTA
It encodes:
- the nadC gene encoding carboxylating nicotinate-nucleotide diphosphorylase, with protein sequence MSNVGILPPWLVLDPLLRDWLLEDIGRGDRTTQSLLSQDAIEGQAEWIAKAPGVVAGLPVAARVFQLLNEKVSFEAFAVEGEYCQQGQVVAQMHGSLAALLIGERVALNLAMRLSGIATVTRQYVEKIADLPTQFVDTRKTTPGLRILEKYATQTGGAINHRMGLDDAVMIKDNHIAAAKGIGEAISRIRFHIPYPLTIEVETETLEQVQEALRHKADIIMLDNMPLDTMREAVQMIRLENSHVKIEASGNITLETIRAVAQTGVDYISSSAPITQSKWLDLSMKIQ
- a CDS encoding cation:proton antiporter; the protein is MVDIYILDLFIIGLLLLLVTLGSGWISRLPLSFALIYLVVGVILGPYGFGLVQLRRDEIFNAEVLERLTEFVVIISVFSCGLKIVRPLGWRSWNITTRLIALLMPISIFGIAAVGKLFLNMNWGEAILLGAILAPTDPVLASEVQLTDTEDQDELRFGLTSEGGLNDALAFPFVYFGLYALKDNNWGNWFKSWVGVDLIWAIAAGIAMGFVVAKAIVWIDKKIQKRRPADELMEDFIAISTILLTYSLTEIVNGYGFLAVFVAGLVVQRSYKNQEKTLAQLEFIERVEKLLEIGTILLLGAILLWKPMLNYAVQSLLVIVFLFLIIRPLGTWLSTIGKRSPSLRRRFLHPGTRWLFGWFGIRGVGSLYYLGYALGKGLEGESAEQISWITYTTIVASVIVHGISATPLMNLYERYIAERREFHPPATIDEFE
- the crtO gene encoding beta-carotene ketolase CrtO; this translates as MQEYDVVIIGAGHNGLVCAAYLLKAGYSVLLLEKRSVPGGAATTEECLPKEAPGFKFNLCAIDHEFIHLGPVVQELELEKYGLEYLECDPVVFCPHPDGKYFLGHKSIEKTCAEIARYNERDAKKYAEFTDYWQRALGAMIPMFNAPPKSILDILGNYDITKIKDLFSVIGSPNKTLDFVRNMMTSAEDLLNEWFDEEFLKAPLARLASELGAPPSQKTIAIGAIMMAMRHNPGMARPRGGTGALVQALVNLVRSKGGVILTDQQVQKILIDDGRAVGVQAANGREYRAKHGVISNIDAKRLFLQLMDKSDVDAADPDLWERLERRIVNNNETILKIDLALNEPLRFEHHEHKDEYLIGSVLIADSVAHVEQAHSKCTLGEIPDSDPSMYVVVPTMLDPSMAPPSKHTVWIEFFAPYQIAGAEGTGLNGTGWTDELKNKVADRVIEKLAAYAPNVKNATIARRVESPAELGERLGAYKGNYYHVDMTLDQMVFFRPLPELANYKTPIENLFLTGAGTHPGGSISGMPGRNCARVFLQTKHPIAQTVKDGWGSLKSTVGSVFGINK